Proteins encoded in a region of the Paenibacillus sp. E222 genome:
- a CDS encoding LLM class flavin-dependent oxidoreductase, with protein sequence MTAQRSLKFGAIVHGVGGSMTTWRHPEIQSDASVNFEFYKRQTLKAEEGKFDLVFIADGLYITEKSIPHFLNRFEPISLLSALAAITSRIGLVGTLSTSYSDPFTVARQFGSLDLISNGRAGWNVVTSPLEGSAKNYSKSNHPTHPERYRIATEYLQVTKGLWDSWEDDAFVRDKESGVFFDPSKLHTLNHEGEFFSVQGPLNIARSKQGQPVIFQAGSSEDGKTLAAKEADAVFTGHDSIEDAQAFYKDVKTRATTYGRSTQDIVILPGINPIIGRTEEEAEQKYQEIASLVTIDKALDYLGRFFEHHDFSQYPLDEPFPELNGIGSNSFRSGTDKIKRDAKEQGLTLREVALRAATPKSKFLGTPEQVADKIQEWFEAEAADGFIIHSELPSGLADFVELVVPILQERGIYRTEYEHDTLRGNLGVQIPVNRYTAAREQVGTEA encoded by the coding sequence ATGACGGCTCAGCGCAGTTTGAAATTTGGAGCGATTGTCCACGGTGTCGGAGGCAGTATGACGACTTGGAGACACCCGGAGATTCAATCGGATGCCAGTGTGAATTTTGAATTTTACAAACGCCAGACGTTGAAGGCAGAAGAAGGCAAATTCGATCTCGTTTTTATCGCTGACGGTCTTTATATTACCGAGAAATCCATACCTCATTTCTTGAATCGATTTGAGCCAATCAGCTTGTTGTCCGCCCTGGCCGCCATTACGTCACGGATTGGTCTGGTTGGAACACTCTCCACCTCCTATAGTGATCCATTCACAGTTGCCAGACAGTTCGGTTCTCTTGATCTGATTAGTAATGGCCGTGCGGGTTGGAATGTGGTTACATCCCCGCTTGAAGGTTCAGCCAAAAACTACAGTAAAAGCAACCATCCTACCCACCCCGAACGTTACCGGATTGCAACCGAATATTTGCAGGTGACCAAGGGCTTATGGGATTCATGGGAAGACGATGCCTTTGTAAGAGACAAAGAAAGCGGCGTTTTCTTCGATCCTTCCAAGCTGCACACACTCAATCATGAAGGAGAGTTCTTCTCCGTACAGGGTCCACTTAACATTGCACGTTCAAAGCAGGGGCAACCTGTTATTTTCCAGGCAGGTTCTTCAGAAGATGGCAAGACCCTTGCTGCCAAAGAAGCGGATGCTGTTTTCACAGGACATGATTCAATTGAGGATGCACAGGCCTTCTACAAAGATGTCAAAACCCGCGCAACAACCTATGGACGTTCCACACAGGATATCGTCATTTTGCCAGGGATCAATCCAATCATCGGACGGACAGAAGAAGAAGCAGAACAGAAATATCAGGAGATTGCCAGCCTGGTGACTATTGATAAAGCGCTGGACTATCTTGGACGTTTCTTCGAGCATCATGACTTCTCCCAATATCCGCTGGATGAACCATTCCCTGAATTGAATGGCATTGGCAGCAACAGCTTCCGCAGTGGTACGGACAAAATCAAGCGGGATGCCAAAGAGCAAGGATTGACGCTGCGTGAAGTAGCCCTGCGGGCAGCAACACCAAAGAGCAAATTCCTTGGCACACCGGAGCAGGTGGCTGACAAGATCCAGGAATGGTTCGAAGCTGAAGCGGCGGATGGATTCATTATTCATTCTGAACTGCCAAGTGGATTGGCCGATTTCGTGGAACTGGTTGTTCCGATTCTGCAAGAGCGCGGCATCTATCGAACCGAATACGAGCATGACACCTTGCGTGGCAATCTGGGTGTGCAAATTCCGGTGAATCGTTACACGGCAGCCCGGGAGCAAGTGGGAACCGAGGCTTAA